The Juglans microcarpa x Juglans regia isolate MS1-56 chromosome 2D, Jm3101_v1.0, whole genome shotgun sequence DNA window AAGGATATGAGAAGTAAAACTCTAAGAGCAGTGGGAAGAGCAAGACGAGATTTGGGCAACAGATCAcgtgctggagttgtggcaagctgggccacatcaagagaaactgcaggaatcaagaaagttctaatgatgatgttgtgaatgtagtggcagaagaaattcatgatacCTTACTTCTTGCAGTGCACAGTCCGATTGATGATTAGGTGTTGGATTTAGGGTCTTCGTTCCATAGCAGCTCACATtgagaaatcatgcagaattatgttgctggtgattttgcGAAAATGTATgcggctgatggagaggcattggatgtagtgggagtgggtgatgtgcacatcacacttccaaacaggagcgtgtggactttacagcaagtcatacatgttccaaatctgaagaaaaacctgatctATGTGGGACAGCTTGATGACAACGGTTTTCAATAGTGTTCTCTGgaggagcttggaagatcactaagggtgcaCTGGTCCTAACACATAGTAAGAGATctaactttttatatttaacatcagggtccagtgatgtgcaggaaaatacaagagtgcaaaaaggcaAGCTTGATCGCgcgaaacatgtgaggaagccaaagggagtcagctttgtcgttcctcatgaaagcctgggaaagttggctaaggttgccaagatcTGTTCCAGACCGGATACTCctagtgcagtgggagttgtgaatCACCCTGTGGATGTGCTGATTAAGGGCAATGTATGTGGAAGACTGAAGTTGGGCTTGACTTCAGTgcgtcttctagcttgaagacggGAGCTGTGAGCTGCAGAGATGATAGGGCTTGGCTGGAAACAGTGGCTAGTATGTGAagacccagtctccaagtgggagattgttggggtatatgtgaagactggttttggagctgaaaaatgTATGTGCTGAAAGTTAGCTCGACAGTTAGCTCGAGTTAAAATTTGCTCGATATCGCTCGACATACCGCTCGAACGGAGATCAAGTCcaagagttcgctcgagtccggcgagacacaaaccctagtgttcgctcgacacttctcccgagccaatgttcatttggttgtTCGCTCGAGTAAAATATGTAGTTTCTACCAGATTAGGTTTCCAGCGCCActcactataaatatatcatattatactTGCGTTGGATGGCCTCAAACATATTTTGAGAGGAAACAATTGTCTAGTGGGTGCACATTGTGTGAGAGAACAAAAAGctctagagagtgtgagttgagattgagtgattgtaatctcttctggttaataagatttctgcagctctgtgGATGTAGGTAATTTGCCGAACTACGTATATTATGTATCGTGtttttaattgtgttatttttactttatttgtcatcattGATGTTTATGTTTGCATaacattttacaataatatatatatatatatgtggattTTGTTCTACCATAATCAGTTGTATACGTGCAATGATGGCGCATGGTAGCTACTAGCTAGTGCCGTTCAATTTGGCCTTTATGAGCAAAATGGTTCACTTTTACTTGGAGACTCGAAGATGAGCTGAAAACATGCCCgctggattttttatttttttacggtAAATATAGAGAGTATCattcaaattagaaaaagagaaaatatttataaatgtgaattatataactactgtataatatttatattttattttattaaatatacaagtagagataaaaatataaaactagcTAAATGGGTTAGGATATAGAATAATGTTAATatgtcatctcattttatctttttattttgatcgtttatatatttaattttttttatttattgattaaataaataactattaatatattgatatttttttatttttaaaaatatttaaagatattaaaaaatatgaaaattaaaaattaaaaaaaaatataaactttgcCCATATGGCATGACAAACTGTCACTGCTGACGGCAGCCTATCATCATtctagtaaaattttttttttttttagccctAGAACAGTTGTAGCACTGATTATTGCTTGTTTGTATTCGTCGcataatttcttcttttctctcagggGATTCCCCAGTCTTTGAAAATTATTGTAATTGTTATAGATTTGATTGAAGGGGGTGACAAGAAAGAAGACagtaagtaataaataaaagtttcttCTCTTAATTAATACCTACCACAAATTGAAGGGGGATTCGACTGGTAAGTGAAAGGATGATGCTACATGTACCTATGTCGCTACCGATAATCCAATCGATAAGTGcgtttcaattttattttattttatttttattcattttgttaatACTTTTATACATAAACCAAATTATATtcacttacttaattattaaaaaaaatttaaaaaaacaaataaaaatcagTCAACCGGGATCAAacgatattattttaagatgtagtttagatagtgaaataagataatatgattttaattaaaagttaaataaaatattattataatattatttattaatattattattattttaaattttatataaaaatttaaaaaaactataatactAAGATGAGAAATTTACCGAAGTGAAATGTTTCTCATCTCAAATTAGGTACAAAATCCCCGTAACAGCTGGGGAAAAAGCCGACAATGTTGATACAAGTGCCGAAGATTACAGGAATGTTCAACAACTACGATTCTTAATATGGATAAGCCTACCCCACCAGAAATAtatggattaaaaaataaagacatgGGTTCAAAGTCATCGGTAAACGCATTTGAGAACAAAACAGCTGGCTCTCACTCCCTCTAAAATTGCAAAAAGATATTTGTATATTTGGCTTCTAGTACACTCTCTCTTGGAGTAGGTCGCTGCTACAAAAGTGAaccacaatatatatacattaatagcTGGCACCGCCGGAAAAAGCACTCAACCAGAAGCGGCGCCTCATCGGTTactcctttattttttatcttttaagacCATTAGGTATAATTTGGGatgcgtttggatattgtgttatttttaaatattttattaataataataataaaatattaaataaatataaataataaataataaataatattaagatattTAGAGAATACCTCGATACCTAAATTAGAGCTAAGTCATAATTTTGATTAAAACTTTAGATTTTGAGTATAGAATTAAATTTTGTCTAGgtaaatttatattagattagttatcaaatcaaaataataatataatattatatattttaataatattttacaaaaaaaattaatattttacaaatacattcATATATTTCTTCAAACGGGATTCAATCACTAGATGCCACAAAACCCCAGCAAGATATTATATACtgttgaaaaatgaaatagaataagGTAGAAAATAACTGACTATTTATTAAAATGGAAATCGATAAAGtagactttaaaataattaaataatatagacaTTAAAATAAcgtatagattttttaaataaatataagatattacAAAACAGAAAGAGCATAGAagtaacatttatatatataatgtatgatgggtcaaaaatttcaaaatccgCGCACCtgatataagattaaaatataatgattattgaaaatgattaaaatattactttcgTGAGTGAATGGTGTCTAGTTAATGGTgagtttaattttcaaaatttgattaatttatgtttaaaatcactGTATTGAATTTACCAAAtactaaaatttgaaactttgagctacatTACATTCCAATTCAAGTTTAAATTTGAAtactcactattcacactctataaccattattttatttacttaaattattattttccaattttgagccacaatatatttaagttgggaaacaataatttaagtagcaaattaaattattaattaacatatagttagtgtaattgtaaaatataaaaaaataaattaaaaatattattattaaaaaattaatattatattattattttgatgaatctaatagctaatccaatgtgagttTATGGATATGGAGcttttggatttatgaaaaatatgtactttttatcaaattttgaaaatgaaaataatgaatctAGTGTCAATTAGTCCATCCCTTTCCAAAATAGAAATCTTTtactcacataaaaataaataaataaataaaagttaatataatacattatattgtaatttttttaaaaaaattaatttatagattttttttaaaatcttttatagttataatacttccgtttcaaaatttaaaaatccgTTTTTATCTTCCTCaaccttttattatttatttttattaatacgTGTCTATTACttcattttgtttgttattCAAATGGTACTGATCTCACTTTTCAATGAGCCATGAAGGTGGCATTAAACGTACTTAAATTCTAGTCACAAGTTCGCTGCACGTATACATGATGCGTATGTAAATTATTGTTGTAGGGAGTTATTGTATAAATCCAAACCAAaagatatataaagaaaaaaggaaaaaaatatgataggggaaggatgcatatatatatatgtatgaaaaattatatacaacaCACTATCATCATGctctcatcttattatataagatgtgataCATATATTACCATTAAATGATTCTTTATTGGATGATTCATTATCATCCAATGATGATAAATACgtcttatattatatagtgagatgaaaatatgatgagagTATAGAGTATaacattactatatatatttattctattataataagtggctatctaactgtaaatagtaacttttcttattttctcgttaagtcatgttttaccaaaaggcccATAAAATCTTTGACTATTTAGTGTGTAACtcttttgtagaatttaatgaaagatcataTTTTACTAAAAGGACCTAGTAACGTGTAATTCCCTTATAGAATTTAGTGAATgaacatattttatcaaaaggcCCTTAATAGCATGCGGCACACATGAATTGATCTCTTTTTCATGTCCTTTTCATTCTGacaatttactctttttttttttattttttttaaataaaaaattaataatattttattattatatagaaagtaaataaataatctaatttagATGCAgatcaatatttatattttattaaagtttagattttttttaatcttattttttatcttttattaatcttttttttttctaaaaaaataagcgagtgactttttatgatttatgctagtattatattatatgtaaatatattatatatatatatatatatatattcgttcGAAGTAATAGAGAGTTGGTGAAGATTGATTAGCATTATTAAATGGGTATGGAGGCGGAAGAGGGATCGGAGCAGGGAACCATTATTAGAAAATGGTGGGCCATAGGGGACCTTGGGGTGGATGCCACCCATGCTGTAATTCTCACGCAAACTTTTCTCGAAATGGCATTTTGCAACATTGAACCGATTGAGAAGGTTTTGTGTGTTCTTAAAATTCTTGGAATGATTTTTACTGTCCCAAGGCGCTTGAAAGCTGACCCTACAATAACAATATGTTACCCAGGTATTATTGGCACTTGCTCATCTTTTTCAGCCTTTTTATTTGAAGGGGACTGAGCGATCGATGACTTTTGTTTTCGAAGTACGTAACAAACAATGGCCCTTTAGAAAAAGGGAAACTGAATTAAAGCGTTCAAATGATAAAAAGATTACATCGATCATAACCTAAGCTCTACCCAAATCCCAATAAAGTTTCCTCAGAAAATGGCAAAAATAACGAGTGTGTGGGTCCCGAAATATGCTAAAGGTCTCCTTCCTTCCCCAGAGTTCAAAATATTAAGCATAGGTTAacatcgaaaaaaaaaaaatatatatatatatatatatatattaagcatAGGTTGGCTGAAAAATTAGAATGCTAGTTTGCATTTAACCGCTAATGCATTTTATTAACTCTCTTTAAATGTTACAAAGTTACTACTaaaaaatttgtgtttttttttaaaaaaaatttaaaaaaaaaataaaattgcactAAGGGCAGACGACCGGTAGGATCCTTTTTCTTGTGCGGATCTCTTTTagaatatcttataaaataaaagggcTCTCTTTCAGTAAGGCACATCTAATCTAGGAGTACGAACTTATTCTTGTACATATGTTTTTATCGGATGTCTGTACTTGGGATATAGAACATGTTCTTACAATGTCTCTCGCGCAcagttatttttatagaatttgtatGTGTGGTGCAGCATTACCTCTCTCCTAAACggcttttttttgtttttatagggGTGAAGTATTCCATTTCCCAAACAATTAAGATAAGCGTACATAGATAATCATTCTAAATATAGACATCAGAAAATAACTACTTAAACATGCTACTCCCCAATGGAAATCATCCTCAATCATTTTTCTGCATATTACATTTTCATGCACCCAATTGAAACAGGGCATAAAGATATGTTGGCACAACGTTAAAATTAAGACCATATAAATTAAGTTGTATAAACGAAGTCACAAAAACcagagacacagagagagagagagacacacacacaacacTGGACAGAATACTAGAGTCCACAGAAAAAGTATCGGAGGAATGAGCAGATAAGGGAGGACACACAAgcaaatgcaaatgcaaatgcaaatgcaaTATTGTCTTTCAGGCCTTTGTCTTTGTCGATTCAAACCACCTAGAGCAAGGGCCCCCCCTCTCGAACCAAAATTGCAGTGGTCGAGAAGGGTATTGTATTGTGTAGTATTAAGACAAAAGTGGTTTAAGCACgattttaaatatctttaagaTGAACGGTACCTAACCCGAACTGTCTGGCTGGCTTCAAATGAGGCGGGAAGAACCCACATGTAATTTGTATACAAAGACGGTATACAACTGTCgacaatattattaatacataattAACAAACTTAACTACCTTAACTAGTCACTCCCAAAACACAAACCCAACATCAACAGCAAAAAATCCCAAATACACGAAAAATGAAAAGACagacagagagggagagaggtttTTACTGATCGAGTGCATTTGGGCCGGTACAATAGCTAACCACATGGTTCCAAACCCACTGAACCAAGAACCGCCGCCTGATCCCGTTCATATTAAACGTAGTGCCATCCTCGCCGTTGAAGAGCTGACCGGTGTAGGACCCACCGCCGCCGGTACCGTATATCCCCTCGCACAGGTCTGCAATCTCCACCGGGAAGCTAGGATCCTGCCCGGCGTACCAGGCGTTCACCAAAGGATTCGTCGCCAGCTCCGCGATCTCGTGCGCGATCACGCTAATCATCCCGTCCACCCCTACGTCGCCGTTCGGTGACTTCAACGGTTTCAGCCCAGGGATATAATTCGGTACGGCGAAGGGGTACGCGCACACACCCGGGCACAGCTTCGCCGAGTTCCCAACCCATGCGTAAGGCAGCGTGTACCCCACAATGGACGGGAACGTGAAATAGTGGAAGCCACACACTTGTCCGCAGAAATCCTGGATGTACACGTCAGCAGATGTGAGCAAAAGGTAGAGCCCACTCTGCGGATTTAAGGGCAAGGGTTTCGACTTGGCCCTAACGGCGCTCTTGATCACCGACTGAATGGACAGGCGCGTGAGTGATTTCCCGTGCGAGTAAAACCGGTCGTTTTTCTCGGCGCCGAGACGCACCGTACGGGAAATGTTGGCGCCGGTCTGGTCCGTATAGAGCTGTACCGTCTTCCACCAGCCGGAGACTGAGGGGTGCTTGGAATCGACGGCAGAGATGGAGTTGATGAACTCGCGGATGATCTTCTTCTGGTTCCTCTCCCAAGTGCCATACCAGATTGTGTGGACGGTAATGTTGGCGGTGAGCACCGGTCCCATGTGGTACTTTAAGCGGACGAACTCGGATGAGCCCTCGAACTTTTTGGAGTCTCCGAAGACTAAATCATGGGCGTTGGTCTTGTTGTGAGGCCATGGGCGCCACCCGATCACCGGGCTGATAAAGAAGAGTGTGGTTACAAGGGTGAGGGGGAGGAGCGCCGGATACCGGCGAAGACAACCCAGGCGCATGTTAGTGAGAATGAGTGACCTGATTTCAGTACAAAATGTGAAGTGAAGGGAAGCAGAGTCATATATAGTAGGAGATTATAGAGGGGAATTACTGTCCGGTGACAGGTGtacctctaatttttttttttctcataatatattttactgaaaaattcttttcatcaatttttttttttaagcaattctTTCCATcacttactatttattactctacatctatattttataaaaaatatttttatactctttgaaaaatatctcacactctataaaaaaaaattataaatattaaaatgtagAGTGAATAATacctaaaattcatttttataaaaatatcctatTTTACGTCAATTCACAACATTGTAAGCGAAAttgtatataaatcatttcttttttgtgaaatttgtctTGAAAAAAACTGGAGGCATTGATTTGAGGATAGTGGAGGACAGGTGTCAAGTGGATCTTAAAGTAGGGAAGGGCGGGACCTACGCAATTGGGAGAGTATATACCGTGCAGGTTGGGAGAAGAGAGGGATGATGATCAGGATGATGGTTGTCCTCATCTGGTCAAATCCTGTGTTA harbors:
- the LOC121248336 gene encoding protein EXORDIUM-like 3, with product MRLGCLRRYPALLPLTLVTTLFFISPVIGWRPWPHNKTNAHDLVFGDSKKFEGSSEFVRLKYHMGPVLTANITVHTIWYGTWERNQKKIIREFINSISAVDSKHPSVSGWWKTVQLYTDQTGANISRTVRLGAEKNDRFYSHGKSLTRLSIQSVIKSAVRAKSKPLPLNPQSGLYLLLTSADVYIQDFCGQVCGFHYFTFPSIVGYTLPYAWVGNSAKLCPGVCAYPFAVPNYIPGLKPLKSPNGDVGVDGMISVIAHEIAELATNPLVNAWYAGQDPSFPVEIADLCEGIYGTGGGGSYTGQLFNGEDGTTFNMNGIRRRFLVQWVWNHVVSYCTGPNALDQ